The Oceanispirochaeta sp. genome contains the following window.
AATTATGTTGACGGAATAAATGTATCATGTAAGAATAACATTAGTTGGTTTATGTCGCAACCAACTAATTCATCATTTTGAGGTTCCGTTGAAACTAAATGCAATCAGAAGAAACAGAATAGTCAACACCTCCAGAATCATCCGTGAAATATGGACAGCCCGGTCCATATCCAGGGTCGATCTCTCCCGGAGGCTGGACCTCAATAAATCAACTGTGACTAATATTGTCGGCGGGATGCTGGAAAGCAAACTGGTTCTGGAAACAACCGAAGGTCCCTCCTCTCCTCAGGGAGGCAGAAAACCTGTCAGCCTGGAGATCAACAGAAATTATGGATATATTCTTGGTTTTGAAATCCGCCCCGAATCCTATACCGTAGTGGCCGTGGATATCCTGGGAGACATTCTCTTTTCGAGAACAGAATCCATCAATATCGACTCAAAAAATTTTAGATCTCTGTTTTTTGAACTACAAGCCGGTCTTGAAGAGGAATTAAACTGGATTGGCCGTCCACTCATCGGCATCGGAATCGGTGTTTCGGGAATCATTGATGCTCCCAACAGGATTATCAAAGCCTCCATTCCTCTAAAATTTACCGAGCCATTTGATTTCTACAATGAAATTGCCATCCACTCAAAAGTGCCGATTTATATAGACAATGATGCCAATACCTGTGCCTGGGGAGAGCTTACATTCCATAGAACACAGAACCTAAAAAACTTCCTCTTCTGCCTTATTGAATTCAGAGACATCTCCAGATCCAAGGCTCCAGAACAGACGGCCATAGGAATTGGCATCGCCCTCAACGGCAATGTGTATTATGGAAGGAATTGTTCTGCCGGTGAGTTCAGAAGCATCTACTGCAATGATAAGAAAAACACGGGACAAGTCTCTCTGGACTATCCCAGGGACAACCCTATCCGGGAAGAACCAGAAATCATAGAAAGTTTTATCAGAGAAATTTCTCAGCACCTGGCCCTCTTTGTGAATACCTTCAATCTGAGTCAGGTATTTCTGGGTGGTGACCTGGGACCTCATATGACGGAACGTTTCAGAACCATACTGAATGAAGACATAAGCAAGAACTGGCCTTATCAGGAGAGGGTCGACTGTGAGGTCCGTTTCTCAACATTGGGTGATAAATCCGTGGCCTATGGCGCCGCAGGATTGGTGATGAACAGGATCTTTATTGATCTGGAAGTTTTGGAAGCCGAAGATGTACAGCGATTCGGCTCCCTCGAACTAATCGGGAATAGCGCGCTCTGATCCGGATGTCTCCCTTCAGAGCAGCGATGATCCATATTTATTATTTCAGGAATCCCGGCCGGAACGGCCGAAATATTTTAGGAGGCTTTTTATGAAAAAATTTCTTGGACTTCTTTTAATGACAGTCCTACTTGCAGGTTCTTTGTTTGCAGCAGGTGGTAAAGACAACGCCGCAACTGAAGAAAACAAAGTGGTTGTAGTGAAAACCATGGCATATGGTGACAACTCCAATCAAGAAGGTGTGAACTGGAAAAGAATCGTAGATACTTTTCACGATAACAACCCAAACATCAAAATTGATTTTGAAATGCTCTACGATGAGGCTTACCACCAGAAAGTAGTGGCAAGACTGGCTTCCGGCGATATTCCTCACATGGCTTACATGGGTGCCGATGCACGTTGGGGAGCCGCCTGGAAAGAAGCCGGACAGCAGTTCGATCATAGAGACATTATTGATAAAACTCTTTATGACTTAAAACTGATTCCCCCCATGGGACCCAATGGAGAAATTTATGAGATTCCTCTAGGGACCTCCAACATCACAACAGTTCTCTACATGAACAAAGCACTGGTTGAGGAACTTGGTTTTTCCCAGCCCAAAACCTATGAAGACATCAAAGCTATGGTTCCCGCCGCACAGGCAGCCGGTCTGGATGTTATATCCATTGACGGTGCTGATGGCTGGGCCTGGGGTTCCTGTCTGATGTCTGCCATGATTGCCAGAACTTCCGGAGATCCACAGTGGGTTTCCAAGGCTGTGGCAGGAAAATACAAATTCACAGACAAAGAGTTTATTGATGCTCTGAGCTACATCGATATGATGTTGGCCGATGGTGTAATCAGCTCTAAGGCAGTACTGGTAGACTATGGAACAAACATCTCCAACTTCAGCAACGAAAAAGCACTGTTTATGGTACAGGGACAGTGGGCTGCCGGTGGAATCGAAAATCCCGAAGTATCTGAAAACACAGTTATGATGGCATGGCCCAAAATGCCCGGTGAAAAATCCAAGACAAACGGTTCTGTAGCTGCGGCTATCCAGGTTGGTTACGGTCTTACAAAAGCCGGTGCTGCCGATGCAGAAGTCAAAGAAGCAGCTTTAAAATTCCTGAGTGTCTTTTACAGCGAACCTGAAACAACTCAGAGACTGAGAGACGGTGCAATCGTCGCTCCTATCCTGAAAGGATACAAAATACCTGCGGATCTTCCCGCTATTATGAAACAGAAAGTCGGTCTGGCTCAGACAGCACTGAACACCGATGTAATTGATGCATTCCTCAGCGGAGCTCCCAACGATGCTCTGAATGCGGGAATGCAGAAAATGGCATCAGGTCAGGCTTCAGCCGCCGAAGTTGCAGCCGAAGTTGAAAGACTTCTCCGCTAATCCTATAATTTATTAACAACAGGGGGGTATGAAAATATCCCCCTGTTTTTGAAGAAAGATCCCTCTTTCAAAGCATTTTTCAGGAGTTATTCATTGAACCGACGAGATCGAAAAGCACTTTTGGTGTACATAGGAATGGTGGCCCCGGGACTTTTGGTTTACCTCTTTATCGTAGCTTACCCTGTTTTCTACTCGGTTTGGCTCAGCATCACCGATTTTA
Protein-coding sequences here:
- a CDS encoding ROK family protein; the encoded protein is MKLNAIRRNRIVNTSRIIREIWTARSISRVDLSRRLDLNKSTVTNIVGGMLESKLVLETTEGPSSPQGGRKPVSLEINRNYGYILGFEIRPESYTVVAVDILGDILFSRTESINIDSKNFRSLFFELQAGLEEELNWIGRPLIGIGIGVSGIIDAPNRIIKASIPLKFTEPFDFYNEIAIHSKVPIYIDNDANTCAWGELTFHRTQNLKNFLFCLIEFRDISRSKAPEQTAIGIGIALNGNVYYGRNCSAGEFRSIYCNDKKNTGQVSLDYPRDNPIREEPEIIESFIREISQHLALFVNTFNLSQVFLGGDLGPHMTERFRTILNEDISKNWPYQERVDCEVRFSTLGDKSVAYGAAGLVMNRIFIDLEVLEAEDVQRFGSLELIGNSAL
- a CDS encoding ABC transporter substrate-binding protein; translation: MKKFLGLLLMTVLLAGSLFAAGGKDNAATEENKVVVVKTMAYGDNSNQEGVNWKRIVDTFHDNNPNIKIDFEMLYDEAYHQKVVARLASGDIPHMAYMGADARWGAAWKEAGQQFDHRDIIDKTLYDLKLIPPMGPNGEIYEIPLGTSNITTVLYMNKALVEELGFSQPKTYEDIKAMVPAAQAAGLDVISIDGADGWAWGSCLMSAMIARTSGDPQWVSKAVAGKYKFTDKEFIDALSYIDMMLADGVISSKAVLVDYGTNISNFSNEKALFMVQGQWAAGGIENPEVSENTVMMAWPKMPGEKSKTNGSVAAAIQVGYGLTKAGAADAEVKEAALKFLSVFYSEPETTQRLRDGAIVAPILKGYKIPADLPAIMKQKVGLAQTALNTDVIDAFLSGAPNDALNAGMQKMASGQASAAEVAAEVERLLR